In the Pseudomonadota bacterium genome, TTTTCTATTTCTTTGAGGACTTTATATATCCGCATAAAGCCGGAAATCGTTCCACACAACATCATAAAAATGGTCAACCAGGGGCTGCTATCAAGCCATTTATCCAAATAAATACCGATGGCAATGCCAATCGCCACGGAGATGCC is a window encoding:
- a CDS encoding AtpZ/AtpI family protein, which gives rise to MNFANGWLLPVSLKTPPKYKKAFEQISRYGTVGLELGISVAIGIAIGIYLDKWLDSSPWLTIFMMLCGTISGFMRIYKVLKEIEKEDQQDNVG